One genomic region from Bacteroidota bacterium encodes:
- a CDS encoding RNA polymerase sigma factor RpoD/SigA, with translation MRQLKISKQFTNRENKSLDKYLNEISKVEMITPGEEVELAIKIKKGDQIALEKLVNANLRFVVSVAKQYQNQGLTLGDLINEGNMGLIKAAKRFDETRGFKFISYAVWWIRQSILQALADQSRLVRLPLNKVGSLSKISHASIRLEQQYERKAADFEIAEVLEISATEVASTLSSSSKHLSIDAPIKEEEDASLLTILPNDQEPDPDKGLIHESLQKEISRVVTILSQKERDIVNLFFGLEGNNPHSYEDISDKIDLTRERVRQIKEKALRKLRKSTKSTILKAYLG, from the coding sequence ATGAGACAACTTAAAATTAGTAAACAATTTACAAATCGTGAGAACAAATCCTTAGACAAATATCTCAATGAAATATCCAAAGTTGAGATGATAACTCCCGGTGAAGAAGTTGAATTAGCTATAAAAATCAAGAAAGGCGACCAAATAGCACTTGAAAAGCTTGTTAATGCTAACTTAAGATTTGTTGTCTCTGTTGCAAAACAATATCAAAATCAAGGACTTACTCTTGGTGATTTGATTAACGAAGGAAATATGGGCTTAATAAAAGCTGCTAAAAGATTTGATGAAACAAGGGGCTTTAAGTTTATTTCTTATGCTGTTTGGTGGATTCGTCAGTCAATTTTACAAGCTTTAGCAGACCAATCCCGTTTGGTAAGATTACCATTAAACAAAGTAGGGTCATTAAGCAAAATATCTCATGCATCAATAAGGCTTGAGCAACAATATGAAAGAAAAGCTGCTGATTTTGAAATTGCTGAAGTATTAGAAATTTCAGCAACTGAAGTAGCCTCTACTTTATCATCATCAAGCAAGCATTTATCTATTGACGCTCCGATAAAAGAAGAAGAGGATGCAAGCTTACTCACTATTTTACCTAACGACCAAGAACCTGATCCAGATAAAGGTTTAATACATGAATCTCTTCAAAAAGAAATTTCAAGAGTTGTTACAATTTTGTCTCAAAAAGAAAGAGATATTGTAAATCTATTTTTTGGTCTTGAAGGCAACAATCCTCATTCTTATGAAGACATTAGTGACAAAATAGACCTGACAAGAGAAAGAGTAAGGCAGATTAAAGAAAAAGCACTAAGAAAACTTAGAAAATCAACAAAAAGCACAATCCTTAAAGCTTACCTTGGGTAA
- a CDS encoding iron-sulfur cluster assembly protein, with amino-acid sequence MKTKEEVLEIISNVKHPAIDYSLVDLGMIKNIEVKDNIVKLIFVFPFPNIPIADALINSIAMPLRASGYELEHEIVVMTEEEKATFMRMETEAWRG; translated from the coding sequence ATGAAAACAAAAGAAGAAGTATTAGAAATAATATCAAATGTAAAACATCCTGCAATTGATTATTCCTTAGTTGATTTAGGAATGATAAAAAATATTGAAGTAAAAGATAATATTGTAAAACTAATTTTTGTTTTTCCTTTTCCAAATATACCGATTGCTGATGCTTTAATTAATTCTATTGCAATGCCACTTAGAGCCTCTGGTTATGAGTTAGAACATGAAATAGTAGTAATGACAGAGGAAGAAAAGGCTACATTTATGCGAATGGAAACAGAAGCGTGGAGAGGGTAA
- a CDS encoding NifB/NifX family molybdenum-iron cluster-binding protein yields MKIAFTSKGTKWDSKMDPRFGRTEFILIYDEEKDEFKDFDNREIEGEAHGAGPKTAQNLFKLKPDVLITGNGPGGNASTVLESIGMKIFIGAGNMTVKEAFDAYKKDELKKF; encoded by the coding sequence ATGAAAATTGCATTTACATCCAAAGGAACAAAATGGGATTCAAAGATGGACCCTCGATTTGGAAGAACAGAATTTATTTTAATTTATGATGAAGAAAAGGATGAATTTAAAGATTTTGACAACAGGGAAATAGAAGGTGAAGCACATGGTGCAGGACCAAAAACAGCCCAAAACTTGTTTAAACTCAAACCAGATGTGTTAATTACCGGAAACGGACCTGGTGGAAATGCTTCAACAGTACTTGAAAGTATAGGAATGAAAATCTTTATCGGAGCAGGCAACATGACGGTAAAAGAAGCTTTTGATGCTTATAAAAAGGATGAGCTAAAAAAGTTTTAA
- a CDS encoding radical SAM protein — MYKYLFGPVPSRRLGMSLGIDLVPHKVCTLNCVYCECGKTTDLTTERKEYVPYKKVIEELEHFMNNNPAPDYITFSGSGEPTLNSRIGDIVEFIKQNYPKISLALLTNGTLLNDKKVRAEILKTDVVLPSLDAASKKAYLKINRPFHSLDLTEYIKGLVEFRKEYNGKIWLEVLIIPDYNDDKENLKLLKEAFLKIKPESIQLNSLDRPGVIDSLRTISRQELQEIANFWNLDNVEIIASAPERKDIKSYRSDTESAILETIFRRPCTLDDLTEILGMHRNELNKYLDVLDAEKKIEMIRQERGVFYQTKKTN; from the coding sequence ATGTACAAATATTTATTCGGACCTGTACCATCAAGACGACTGGGAATGTCGCTCGGTATTGACCTTGTTCCACATAAGGTGTGCACTCTAAATTGTGTTTATTGCGAATGTGGAAAAACTACAGATTTAACAACTGAAAGGAAGGAATATGTTCCTTACAAAAAGGTAATTGAGGAGCTGGAACATTTCATGAACAACAATCCTGCACCCGATTACATTACTTTTTCGGGTTCGGGTGAGCCTACTCTTAATTCACGAATTGGAGATATTGTTGAATTTATCAAACAAAATTATCCTAAAATTTCGCTTGCTTTACTAACAAATGGCACTTTACTTAATGACAAAAAAGTTAGAGCAGAGATTTTAAAAACCGATGTCGTACTTCCATCTTTAGATGCAGCATCAAAAAAGGCATATCTTAAAATTAACAGACCATTTCATTCATTAGATTTAACTGAATATATTAAGGGTTTAGTAGAATTTAGAAAGGAATACAATGGAAAAATATGGCTAGAAGTTCTTATAATTCCTGATTATAATGATGATAAAGAAAATTTAAAATTACTTAAAGAAGCCTTTTTAAAAATCAAGCCTGAAAGCATTCAATTAAATTCTCTTGACAGACCCGGAGTAATTGACAGTTTAAGGACAATAAGCAGACAAGAATTGCAAGAAATTGCAAACTTTTGGAATTTAGATAATGTTGAAATCATTGCTTCTGCTCCTGAAAGAAAAGATATTAAATCATATCGTTCTGATACTGAATCGGCTATTTTAGAAACAATTTTTAGAAGACCTTGTACCCTTGATGACCTTACTGAGATTTTGGGAATGCATAGAAACGAGCTAAACAAATACCTTGATGTTTTGGATGCAGAAAAGAAAATTGAAATGATAAGACAGGAACGAGGAGTATTTTATCAAACAAAAAAGACAAATTAA
- the tsaA gene encoding tRNA (N6-threonylcarbamoyladenosine(37)-N6)-methyltransferase TrmO, translated as MKINNEIIYKPIGIIHTAFTEAKGTPIQASVAKDTAGEIEIFEEYIEGLTDLEEYSHIILLYHFHLTAKTGLLVKPFMDNQTHGVFSTRAPSRPNPIGISTVRLIDILGNKLQIKDVDIIDGTYLLDIKPFIPEFDLRDVKKTGWVKNNMYKLA; from the coding sequence ATGAAAATTAATAATGAAATAATTTATAAACCGATAGGAATTATCCATACAGCTTTTACAGAAGCCAAAGGAACACCAATACAAGCTTCTGTTGCTAAAGATACAGCAGGAGAAATAGAAATATTTGAAGAATATATTGAAGGATTAACTGATTTGGAAGAATATTCACATATCATATTGTTATACCATTTTCATTTAACAGCGAAAACAGGATTATTAGTAAAACCATTTATGGACAATCAAACACATGGCGTTTTTTCAACACGTGCACCAAGCAGGCCAAATCCAATAGGAATTTCTACTGTACGTCTTATTGATATTTTAGGCAATAAGTTGCAAATTAAAGATGTTGACATTATTGATGGGACTTATCTTTTAGACATTAAACCCTTTATTCCTGAATTTGATTTGAGAGATGTAAAAAAAACAGGCTGGGTAAAAAACAATATGTATAAACTTGCA
- a CDS encoding ARMT1-like domain-containing protein encodes MKTFLDCIPCMMSQALRAGRMATNDEEKIKELLDSVGEMIKDIPLGNTPPQTGDLIYKKVREITGVVDPYKKVKEENIKEALFLYPELKEIIKKSDNRLLTAIRIAIAGNVIDFGVGKDFNIEEDIKKVLQQEFGIFHFNEFVKHLEKANNILYIGDNAGESVFDKLLIEELNRDIIYAVRDIPVINDVVYQDAVDSGIDEVAEIISSGSSAPAVIPELCSDEFMKIFNSADMVISKGQGNYEGLSNVNRSVFFLLKAKCHVIANDLKVKENDIILKGINS; translated from the coding sequence ATGAAAACATTTTTAGATTGTATTCCTTGCATGATGAGTCAGGCTTTACGTGCCGGAAGAATGGCAACAAATGATGAGGAGAAAATAAAAGAATTACTTGATAGTGTTGGAGAAATGATAAAGGATATTCCTCTTGGAAACACACCTCCTCAAACTGGGGATCTCATTTATAAAAAAGTAAGAGAAATAACAGGAGTTGTTGACCCTTACAAAAAAGTAAAAGAGGAAAATATTAAGGAAGCTTTGTTTTTATATCCCGAATTAAAAGAAATTATAAAAAAATCAGACAACAGACTTTTAACAGCAATTCGTATTGCTATCGCAGGAAATGTAATAGATTTTGGCGTTGGTAAAGATTTTAATATTGAAGAAGATATTAAAAAAGTTTTGCAACAAGAATTTGGTATTTTTCATTTCAATGAATTTGTAAAACATCTCGAAAAAGCTAATAACATACTTTACATTGGAGACAATGCAGGAGAATCAGTTTTTGACAAATTATTAATTGAAGAATTAAATAGAGATATAATCTATGCTGTACGTGATATTCCTGTAATTAATGATGTGGTTTATCAAGATGCTGTTGACTCGGGAATTGATGAAGTTGCAGAAATTATTTCATCAGGAAGTTCAGCTCCGGCAGTTATTCCCGAATTATGTAGCGATGAATTTATGAAAATATTTAATTCTGCCGATATGGTTATTAGTAAAGGGCAAGGAAATTATGAAGGGCTTTCAAATGTTAATCGTTCTGTGTTTTTTCTTTTAAAAGCAAAATGCCATGTAATTGCAAATGACTTAAAGGTTAAAGAAAATGATATAATTTTGAAAGGAATTAATTCTTAA
- a CDS encoding DUF364 domain-containing protein has protein sequence MEPLELLILKYKFEIDKIESISSGLKYTAVLLKNGNIGVCANLGHKISAKKDDYLSQDLKKFSHRIVINAYFNALLNYSFNSKSDVDIFQVINFKKYNQIVMLGFIEPIAEKFNELKIPINIFDFQKEDKNLIPISEQKKLLKEADAVILTSTSIFNNSFLDSINATKDKCDIFMIGPSSIMTPELLEYKNIEMIFGSTFEKSDDRVLKLIRENEGTRKFLKFGNKGILNKK, from the coding sequence ATGGAACCTTTAGAATTACTAATCTTAAAATATAAATTCGAAATAGATAAAATTGAAAGTATCAGTAGCGGATTAAAATATACGGCTGTGCTTTTAAAAAACGGAAATATAGGCGTTTGTGCAAATTTGGGTCATAAAATTTCTGCTAAGAAAGATGATTATTTAAGTCAGGATTTAAAAAAATTCTCCCATAGAATTGTTATTAATGCATATTTCAATGCTTTGCTAAATTATTCGTTTAATTCAAAAAGTGATGTTGATATTTTTCAAGTTATTAATTTTAAAAAATATAATCAAATTGTGATGCTCGGTTTTATTGAACCTATTGCTGAGAAATTTAATGAATTAAAAATTCCAATAAATATTTTTGATTTTCAGAAAGAAGATAAAAATTTGATTCCTATTTCGGAACAGAAAAAACTTTTGAAAGAAGCAGATGCAGTAATTTTAACTTCAACATCTATTTTTAATAATTCTTTTTTGGACTCAATAAATGCGACAAAAGACAAATGTGATATTTTTATGATAGGTCCTTCTTCAATTATGACTCCTGAATTATTGGAATACAAAAACATTGAAATGATTTTTGGTTCTACTTTTGAAAAATCTGATGATAGGGTGCTAAAACTTATACGAGAGAATGAAGGAACAAGAAAATTTTTGAAATTTGGGAATAAAGGTATTTTAAATAAAAAATAA
- a CDS encoding pyridoxal phosphate-dependent aminotransferase yields MNISNRVNQLKKSAIHEMTRLSKQYDDVAFLSWAKPTTGTPKHINDAVISAINNGLTAGYSQSEGLPELREEIVKKLKRDNNINANTNQIIVTVGAIEGLAASVMATIDPGDEVILPTPTYSTHITQVRLASGTPVLVPLIEENNFALDIEAIEKAITPKTKAIMYCSPSNPTGTVFSEKDLRKLAKIAIENNLTIITDEAYEYFVFDDKKHFSIASIPELKKNVITNYTFTKTYAMTGWRIGYLHADEEILAQIKKAHIPFAICAPVASQYAAIAALKGSQDCIKEFGQHYLKARNLMCERLDNLNNIFQYVKPDGSYLMFPKILTENGKDSFAFSKDLLEKVQVSTTPGIAFGPTGEGHIRLSFCVPEEMINKAFDRIEKYFR; encoded by the coding sequence ATGAATATATCTAACAGAGTAAATCAACTAAAAAAATCGGCAATTCACGAAATGACAAGATTGTCAAAACAATATGATGATGTTGCATTTTTGTCGTGGGCAAAACCTACAACAGGAACCCCAAAACATATTAATGATGCAGTAATTTCAGCAATTAACAATGGATTAACCGCTGGATATTCTCAAAGTGAAGGACTGCCCGAATTAAGAGAAGAAATTGTAAAAAAACTTAAACGGGATAATAATATTAATGCGAATACAAATCAGATAATTGTAACCGTAGGAGCAATCGAAGGGCTTGCGGCTTCTGTTATGGCAACTATTGACCCGGGCGATGAAGTAATTCTTCCTACTCCAACATACTCAACTCATATCACACAAGTTAGGCTTGCTTCAGGCACTCCTGTTTTAGTTCCGTTAATTGAGGAAAATAATTTTGCTTTAGATATTGAAGCTATTGAAAAAGCTATTACTCCCAAAACAAAAGCAATAATGTATTGTAGCCCCAGCAATCCCACAGGAACAGTTTTTTCTGAAAAAGATTTGCGTAAATTAGCAAAAATAGCGATTGAAAATAATCTTACAATTATTACTGACGAAGCTTATGAATATTTTGTTTTTGATGATAAAAAACATTTTAGCATTGCTTCTATACCTGAGTTAAAAAAGAATGTAATTACCAATTATACTTTTACAAAAACTTATGCAATGACAGGTTGGCGTATAGGATATTTACATGCTGATGAAGAAATTCTTGCTCAGATTAAAAAAGCTCATATTCCATTTGCTATTTGTGCTCCTGTAGCTTCACAATATGCCGCAATAGCCGCATTAAAAGGAAGTCAGGATTGTATTAAAGAATTCGGACAACATTATTTGAAAGCAAGAAATCTGATGTGTGAACGATTAGATAATTTAAACAACATTTTTCAATATGTTAAACCTGATGGTTCGTATTTGATGTTTCCAAAAATACTTACAGAAAATGGAAAAGATTCATTTGCTTTTAGCAAAGATTTATTAGAGAAAGTTCAAGTTTCTACAACACCGGGAATTGCATTTGGACCAACAGGCGAAGGACATATTAGACTTTCATTTTGTGTTCCCGAAGAAATGATTAATAAAGCCTTTGATAGAATAGAAAAATATTTTCGATAA
- a CDS encoding class I SAM-dependent methyltransferase produces MPKTKAFDDNIGEYEKWFVENHFVFQSEINAIKKAIPSKGKGIEIGIGSGIFAEHLGISDGIEPSKAMREKAKTRNINAVNAVAENLPYQNSSVDFALMVTTICFVDDIYKSFEEVNRVLKNNAELIIGFVDEDSTVGKSYLKHKNESLFYKEATFYSTKELLDILKKTNFEIENIYQTIFGKLNEINEVQEVKPNYGEGSFVVVKAKKKK; encoded by the coding sequence ATGCCTAAAACAAAAGCTTTTGACGATAATATAGGAGAATATGAAAAATGGTTTGTCGAAAATCACTTTGTTTTTCAATCCGAAATAAATGCGATTAAAAAAGCAATACCTAGCAAAGGAAAAGGAATTGAAATTGGAATAGGCAGTGGAATTTTTGCAGAACATCTTGGGATTAGTGACGGAATAGAACCATCAAAGGCAATGCGTGAAAAAGCTAAAACAAGAAATATCAATGCAGTTAATGCTGTTGCCGAAAATTTACCTTATCAAAATTCAAGTGTTGACTTTGCTTTAATGGTTACTACTATTTGTTTTGTTGATGATATTTACAAATCTTTTGAAGAAGTAAATCGTGTATTAAAAAATAATGCTGAGTTAATTATTGGATTTGTAGATGAAGACAGTACTGTAGGTAAATCCTATTTGAAACACAAAAATGAAAGTTTATTTTACAAAGAAGCTACTTTTTACAGTACAAAAGAATTGTTGGATATTTTAAAGAAAACAAATTTTGAAATTGAAAATATTTATCAAACAATTTTTGGAAAATTGAATGAAATAAATGAAGTGCAGGAAGTAAAACCCAACTATGGAGAAGGTAGTTTTGTAGTTGTGAAAGCAAAAAAGAAGAAATAA
- a CDS encoding VOC family protein: MKLQHIAFSVSNIDEVEKFYADILEMKKLKSFVLKKELAHKIFNINEDTAVFLMGKEELTFEIFVSNQKVEKGFAHICISVKDREKLIEKVEAQKYECIRIERDNFDLIFIKDKNGNIFEIKEIR; this comes from the coding sequence ATGAAACTTCAACACATAGCATTTTCAGTATCAAATATTGATGAAGTTGAAAAATTTTATGCTGACATTCTTGAAATGAAGAAATTAAAGAGCTTTGTTTTAAAAAAGGAATTAGCACATAAGATATTCAATATTAACGAAGATACAGCTGTTTTTTTGATGGGAAAAGAGGAATTAACTTTTGAAATCTTTGTAAGCAATCAAAAAGTTGAAAAAGGATTTGCACATATTTGTATTTCTGTAAAAGACAGGGAGAAACTAATTGAAAAAGTAGAAGCTCAAAAATATGAATGTATCCGTATAGAAAGGGATAATTTTGATTTGATTTTTATCAAAGATAAAAATGGTAATATTTTTGAAATCAAAGAAATAAGATGA